The Sandaracinus amylolyticus genomic interval GGTCACGACGGCGAGGCGCTCGATGCGTACCGCCGCGCGCTGCGCGCGCGTCCGCGCGACGTCGATCTGCGCCTGCGTATCGTGCAGGTGCTCGCGCGCGCCGGGCGCATCGACGAGCTCATCGAAGAGTACCGCGCGCTCGTGCGCAGCGCGCCCGACGAGCCGCGCCACGTCGTGCAGCTCGCCGAGCTCCTGCGCGAGACGGGGCGGCGCGACGAGGCCCTCGCGACGCTCGAGGCCGCATCGCGGCGCTCGCGCGATCCCGCGCTGCACCAGCGGCTCGCGGAGCTCTACGCGCGCTGGGGTGAGCGTCAGCGCGCCGAGGCCGAGCTCGCCGCGCTGGTGCGCCTCGATCCCAGCGACGCGCTCCACCTGATCGCGCTCGGCTCGCAGCAGTTCGACGCCGGTGATCGCGAAGGCGCGATGACGACGTGGCGGCGCATCCTGACGCTCGGCGGCGATCGCGCGGACGCGCACGCGACGCTCGGCGGGATCCTGGCCGATCACGATCTGCTCTCCGACGCGATCGACGAGCACACGGAGGCGGCGCGGCTCGCGCCCGATCGGCTCGAGATCGTGCGCGGCCTCGCGACGACGCTGGAGCGCGCGGGGCGCGACGCCGAAGCGCTGCCCCACTGGCAGCGCGTGCTCGCGCTCGCGGGAGACGATCGCGCCGCGCGTCGCGAGGCGCGCGAGCGCATCGTCGGGCTCTGGGTGCGCACCCGTCAGGTCGACGCGATGGCGCAGTCGCTCGGGCGCGCGTTCCAGGGTGACCCGCCCGATCTCGAGGCCGGTCGGATGCTCGCGGAGATCCATCGCCGGCGTCGCGATCTCGAGGGCTCGCAGCGTGTGCTCGCGCGGCTCGCCGAGCTCGAGCCGGGCGACATCGAGACGCTCACCGCGCTCGAGCGCGTGCGCTCGCAGGCGGGTGATCGCGCGGGCGCGATCGAGGTGCTCCGCCGGCTCGTCGAGATCGATCCGCGACGCGCGGCGACGCACCTGTCGCGCATGGCCGAGCACGCGCTCGCGCTCTATCGCGACGACGACGCGCGCGCGTACGCCGCGGAGGCGGTCGAGCTCAGCCCCGAGGACGCGAGCGCGCACCGTCGGCTCGGCGATCTGCTGCGCGCGGGACAGGACGTCGATGGTGCGATCGCGAGCTACCGCCGCGCGCTCGAGCGCGATCCGCGGCTCTTCGACACCGCGTTCGATCTCGCGGAGATGCACCTCGCGCGCGGCGAGCACGAGGACGCGGACCGCGTGTACCGCGACGTGCTCGCGCGCGCGCCGGACGACGATCTCGTCGCGCGCGCGGCCCGCGCGTCACTGCAGATCCACGTGGGCGTCGGCACGCTCGAGGCGCTCGAGCGAGAGCTCCTGCCGCTCGCGCTCGCGCACCCGGAGCGCCCGATCTACCGGCGCGTGGTCGTCGAGCTCTACGACGCGATGACCGGCCCGCTCGTCGTGCGCGCGCGCCGCAGCGGTCCCGAGGGAGACGAGGCGCGCGCCTCGCTTCGTCGCTGGGGCGCGCGCGCGATCAAGCCGCTCCTCGAGGCGCTCGCCGACGCCGATCCGTCGCAGCGTCGCATCGCGCTCGCGATCCTCGGTCCGCTGGGCAACCCCGCAGCGGCTGCGCCGCTGCTCGGGGTCGCCGAGACCGCCGAGTCGCTCGACGTGCGCGTGCAGGCGCTGCTCGGCGTCGCCGCGATTCCGTCGGCCGCGCTGGTGCCCCGCCTCGCGACCCTCGCCACCGCCGAGGCGCCCGCGATCCGCGCTGCCGCGACGCTCGCGCTCGCGCGGACCGGAGGACGCGCCGCGATCGAGGTCCTGCGCGCGCGGCTCGCCGACGACGATTCCCAGGTCCGCGGCTGGGCCGCGCTGGGCCTCGGCGCGACGCGCGACGTCGCGAGCGCACCGGCGCTGCGCCGCATCGTCGAAGATCCGCGGCAGCCCCGCGCCAGCGCCGCGCTCGCGCTCGGCTGGCTCGGGGATCGTGACGCGATCGCGCCGCTCGTCGCGCTCGCGCGCGAAGCGCACCCCGGGGTCGCGCCCGCCGCGCTCGCTGCGCTCGCCGCGCACGACACGCCGGTCGCACGCGCGGCGCGCGTGACCGCGCTCTTCCCGGGGGACGGCCGCGTGCGTCGCGCCGCGGCGGCCTCGCTGCGCACCTCCGCGCGCGCGCCCGACGCGCTCCCGCTGCCGGCTCCCGGAGAAGGCCCCGCCGATCTCGCGCTGCGCCTCGCGCGCGCCGACGAGACGCTCCCGCCGCCCGATCTGGACGCGCTCGCGCCCACGCTCGTCTCCGTGCTGCGCGAGGCGCTCTCGAGCGGGCCCGCGCCGCGCGTCGCCGCGACGCTCTCGGTGCTCGCCGCGGGCCCCGCTCCGCTCGGGCTCGGGGAGCTCACGCGCGACCTCGACACCTGGCCCGAGGCCGCGCGCGCCTCCGCGGCGCGCTCGCTCGAGCGCCTGCTCGCGCAGCTGGTCCCCGATCTCTCGACCTGCGCGCGCGCCGACGACGCCAGCGTGCGCGCCGAGGCCGCGCGCGTGCTCGCGCACGCCGACGACACGACCGCCGCGACCGTGCTCGCCGACGCGCTCGACGACGGCGCCGCCACGGTCCGACGCGCCGCGCTCGACGCGCTCGCCGAGGCCGAGCTCGACCCCACCGAGACCCTCCGCGCGCGCACCGCGTCCTTGCTCGCGTCGAGCGACGACTGGGCGATGCGCACCCGCGCCGCCCGCGCGCTCGGCACGCTCGGCGGCGACGCCGCACGCGCCGCGCTGATCACCGCCCTGCGCGACGACGCGTTCGCGTTCGTGCGCGAGGAGGCCGCGCTCGCCCTCGGACGCCTCGGCGGGGAGGGCGCCGACGTCGCGCTCAGCGACGCGTGCGCGCGCGACGACGAGCCCCGCGTCCGGGCAGGCGCGGCCCGCGCGATCGAGGCGCTGGGCGGCTCCTGCGATCCCCGTGTTCGTTGACGCCGCCGCTGCATCCGGCCTACAACGTTCGGGTTCCGAGGGAGCGAGCGAGCAGTCGATGGAGCACGACATCGGGATCGCGTGTGGCCGCTGCGACACGTTCAACCCGATGGGGGCGGCGTTCTGCTCCTCCTGTGGGAACGATCTCTCGTTCCGTGCGAGTGCCAAGGCGGCGAGCCCGGCTGCGGGCGTGTCGGAGGATCCGATGGAGCAGAACCGTTACTACGTGTGCAAGGAGTGCTCGTCGCCGGTGCCGCCGGGGCACAAGTTCTGCGGCGCGTGCGGTGCGACAGTCCCCGACGAGCTGCTCGACAAGAAGGTCGAGTTCTTCGGGACGATGCAGGCGCCGGGCAAGGCGCGCTTGATCCTGATCCGCGGCACCGACGGCGCCGACGGCCTCTCGTACCTGCTGCAGGGCACCGAGCACGTCACCGGCCGCACGAACGCGCAGATCCCGTTCCCGAACGATCCGTTCGTGAGCGATCGCCACGCGAACTTCATCTACCGCGGCGACAAGCTCGTCGTGCGCGACGAGGGCAGCCTCAACGGCGTCTTCGTGCGCGTGCGCCAGCCGGTGCCGATCGCGCCGGGCGATCAGTTCCTCTGCGGCGAGCAGGTCTTCCGCCTCGACGCGACGCCGAAGGACACGTCGGGCCCCGATCCCGATCAGACGTACTTCTACTCGTCGCCGAAGCGCCCGAGCCCGTTCCGCATCGTGCAGGTGCTGCGCGGCGGCGGTGACGGGATGGTCTACTGCGCGCGCGACACCTCGGTGCAGATCGGCCGCGAGGACAACGAGATGAACTTCCCCGACGACATCTACATGTCGGGGCGCCACGCGAAGGTCGAGCTCTCGCCGGACGGCACGTACGCGCTGCACGATCTCGGATCGCGCAACGGCACCTACGTGCGGATGCGCGGCGAGCGCGAGCTCGCGCACGGCGACTACCTGTTCCTCGGCCAGCAGCTGCTGCGCGTCGAACAGACCGCGTGAAGCTCAGCCGCCCTGCTGGGCGATGATGCGCTCGACGACCGCGCGATCCGCGGCGTCGGGCGCGAGCTCCAGATAGCGGCGATACGCGGCGATGCTGCGCGCGACGTCGCCCGCGCGCATGTACACGCGACCGAGCTGCTTCTGCACGTCGGCGTCGCTCGGCGCCGCGCGCGCGGCCTCTTCGAAGCGCGCGATCGCGCCCGGGACGTCGTTCGCGAGGAAGCGGCGGCGCCCTTCCTCGAACGCGATCTCCGCGATGGTGCGCGACGGCTCGGCCGGCGCGACCTCGACGCTCGCCGCGGCCGGCTCGCCGGTGTCGACGATCGCGCTCGTCGTCGCGCGCTCGCGCCGGGCGCGCGGGGGAGGGGGCGAGACCGGCGCCGGGGTCTCGTGCGTCGTCTCGTCGAGCCGCGGGTCGTCGGTGCGCGCGGGCTCGATCGACGGCGCCTCGATCGCCGTCGTGGGCGGCGCTGCGACGCTCACCTGCGCGGGCGTGGCTGCAGCCTCGCGGGGCGCCCTCGGCGCGTCCTCCGATCCTCTCGAGCCCAGCACCGCGACGAGCGCGATCGCCGCGATCAACGCGGGCGCCATCATCATCCACGTGCGCGGCAGCGCGCTCGCGCGCGTCGCGACGGGCTCGTTCGGCGGCGGCGCCTCCGACTTCTTCGGCGCGGGCTTCGCGGCGGTCGGGCGGAACGGCCCCTCGCCGAGCCGCGCGTCCGCATCGGTCCCGAGCTCGCGCACCGCGCGCTCCACCGCGTCGGCCATGTCGGCGGCGCTCTGCCACCGATCACCCGGGTCCTTCTGCAGCGCGCGCAGACAGATCGCCTCGAGCGCCGGCGGCACGCCCAGCTCGTGGCGTCGCTCGCTCGGCGGGATCGGCGCCTCGACGAGGTGCCGCGTCAGCACGCCGAGCGCGTTCTCGCCGGCGAACGGAACGACCCCGCAGATCATCTGGTACAGCACCACGCCCGCCGCGTAGAGGTCGCTGCGGTGATCGATCACGTCTCCGCGGCTCTGCTCGGGCGCCATGTACTGCGGCGTCCCGCACACGAACCCGTCGACGGTGATCGCGTGCCCTTCGTCCTGATCGAGGATCTTCGCGATCCCGAAGTCGCACACCTTCACGTGCTCGCGCCCGCTGCGATCGGGCTGCACCACGACGTTCTCGGGCTTCAGATCGCGGTGGATGATCCCCGCGCGGTGCGCCTCCTCGAGCGCGCGCAGCACAGGCACCAGCAGCGCCGCGATGCGCGCCGGCGAGAGCGGATGATCGTGGTCGAGGATCGTCTGCAGATCCTCGCCGTCGAGCAGCTCCATCGCGATGTAGAGCGTGCCGTCGTCGGTCGTCCCGAAGTCGTGGATGTGCAGCGAGTTCGGGTGCGAGAGCCGGCTCGCCGCGCGCGCCTCGCGATGGAAGCGCATCTCGATGCGCTCGGTGCCCGTGAGGTGCCGGTGCAGCACCTTCACCGCGATCTCCTTGTCGAGCGCGATCTGCTTGGCGCGGTACACGCGCCCCATCGCGCCCTCGCCGAGGAGCTCGAGCACCTGGTACTTCCCGGCGAGCGTCGCGCCGAGCACCGGGTCCGGACGCAGCGACTCGCGACGCGCCCGCGAGCGCACCTTCGCGTCCGCCCCCGTGTGGCTGACGGACGACGCGCCGCGCGCGGCGTCGTCTTCGTGTGCGGGGGCGCTGCTCATGAGCTGCGGGTCTCGCGCCTCGAGCCGAGGAGTGTACGAGCTTCATGGGCGCGGGCCAAGGACGCGCCAGGCTCCTGCTTGCTTGACCCCACAAAGGCACCGCGGCTATCGTGCACGCGGCCAAGAGGGTGGAAAACGCCCTCTTTCTTCGCGAGGAGCCCGAGGTGATCGTCTGCCCCCGTTGCGGCAAGGAGAACCAGGACCATTACAAGTTCTGCCTCGGCTGTGGTGCCGAGCTGCCGCGAGACGCCGCGCACGCGCCGAAGAGCTTCACGGCGGCGACGCCGCCGGCGGGTTTCCAGGGTGGATCGGGGGGCGCGAGCGGGGGCTTCGGTGCGCCGCAGGCTTCGCCTGCGCCGCGTCCGGGCGGGTTCGGTCCGCCGCCGGGGGGTGGGTTCGGTCCGCCGCCGCCGGTCGCGTCGCCGGCTCCGTCGTCGGGCTTCGGTGCGCCGGTGGGCGCGCCTCCGAGCGGAGGCTTCGGTCCGCCGCCCGCGATCTCGCCTGCGCCCGCGCCCGCGATGGCCGCGCCGCCGATGCCCGCAGCCGCGCCTGCGCCGGCTGCGGCCGCCGACACCGTGACCTGCCCGAAGTGCGGCAGCTCGAACAACAAGAACTTCAAGTTCTGCGGGACCTGTGGCCACCCGCTGCAGGGCGCGTCGGCCGCGCCGCCGCCGATGGCCGCGCCCGCCGCCGCGCCCGCGGTCTCGTCGGGCCCGAAGCGCGGCTCGCTCGTGCTCATCCGCCCCGACGGCAGCGAGGGCGACTCGTTCCCGCTCTCCGACATCACGGTCGTCGGCCGTGAAGCGGGCGGGCTCTTCGCGAGCGACTCGTACCTCTCGCCGCGCCACGCGACGTTCTCGTTCGGCGCCAGCGGCCTCACGGTGCGCGACGAGAGCAGCCTGAACGGCGTCTACATCCGCATCGCCGCGGACACGCCGAGCGAGCTGCGCGACGGCGCCGTCTTCCGCATCGGCCAGGAGATCATCCGCTTCGAGCGCCTGAAGGCGTCGCCGCCGCAGCAGGGCGTCGAGGTGATGGGCAGCCCGAGCGCCGGCCTCGTCGGCCGCATCTGCCTCGTCATCGGCCGCGAGACGACCGGCAACTGCTACGCGATCCCCACGAGCGGTCTGCACCTGGGCCGTGAGCGCGGCGACATCCTGTTCCCCGACGACGGCTACGTCTCGGGCCTGCACTGCCGCCTCCACGAGGAGGGCGGCCGGATGCTGATCACCGACGTCGGCAGCTCGAACGGCACGTTCCTGCGGATCACCGGGAGCGCACCGGTGCCGAGCGGCTCGCTGCTCCTGATGGGTCAGCAGCTCTTCCGCGTCGAGTTCTGAGCGCCCGACCGCACCAACGAGAAACGGCGGCCGCATCCCGCGGCCGCCGTTTCGTGCTTTCTGGCCTCGAGCCTCAGCCCACTTCGCGCCGAGAGCTCGCCTGGGGCGCGAACCGATCCGCGAGCCACTTCGCGATCCGCACCTCGACCGCGACGGGCTGCTCGACCGGCGCCGCGTGGCTCGCGCCACGCAGCAGGAAGAACTCGGCGCCCGGGATCACGTCCGCCATGTGCTGCGCGAGCGCGTTCGGCGTGAACGTGTCGCGCTCCGCCGCGACGACCAGCGCCGGCACGTGGATGCGCTCGAGCACGTCCTCCGCGGTGTGCTCGCCCGCCAGGCGCAGCATCGCGAAGAAGATGCCCGGCTCCATCGACGCGACGTGCTCCATGTAGAACCGGAAGTCCTCCTCGCGGATCGCGAGCGCGTCCACCTCGCGCGCCAGCTGCGCGAAGCGGAACGCCAGCGCCGGCGGGATGCGCCCCCACACCGCGCGCGCGAGGCCCTGGTTCCTCTCGACGACGTCGATGATCGACGGCAGGACGGTCTTCAGCACGTCGCTGCCGTGGAAGGTCGTCGTGATCTTCCCGTACGAGCCGCACAGCAGCGCCAGCCCGCGCACGCGATCGGGCGCCAGGCGATACGCCTCGAGCGACACCTGCGTGCCCATCGAGTGGCCCGCGAGGATCGCGCTCTCGATCCCCGCTGCGTCCATCACCGCGAGCAGATCACGCGCGTGCGCGGGGATGTCGATGCGCGCCGCATCGACGGGCAACCCACTGCGCCCGTGCGCGCGGTAGTGCCAGTGCACCACGCGATGCCGCTCGGCGAGGTGCGGCTGGAGATAACGCCACGCGAACCCGTCGCAGCCGATGCCGTCGCTCAGGATCCACGTGGGACCGGCCGCGCCGGACTCCAGCACGTCGGGCCGCGGCCCGCGCACCCCGTAGAACAAGCGGGTGCCATCGGGCGCGGTCGCGAACGCTTGTCGGTCGTACTGCATGGGACCGGTCTTGCCGTGCCGCAGCGAGAGTTGCTCGGGCCGCAGCGAGAGAGATGCGTGCGCCGCGAGAGACCGCGTGGGCTGCAGCGAGAGAGCCGTCAGCGAGAAGGGAGACGAACGAGACGAGCGGCGTCGTACGACCGTGGAGCGCGACGTCGCCCGTGTCGGGCGTCAGCCCTCCTCGCCTCCCTCGCCCTCGTCCACGTCGTTGACCGAGGGGAGCTTCCGGATCTCCGGCAGCCCGATCTTCACGCAGCGCTGGACGATCCACGACAGCGACCGGTCCAGA includes:
- a CDS encoding HEAT repeat domain-containing protein; the protein is MRRRRPFSFLLAILLLTVPASSRAQDDWGLIRERGGGGSTTTRPRGGGGARRPRAEPRTPEVAPPSDRSAVMLERYLRVLESEPSDGFALDRLIELHRERDGNDRALRELLEARATGENGWWARMLLGHLARRAHRLDEARAQYEQAATLRPDEPLATIAIARVLRESGDTEGARTRYEAALERTPRGPARDDVTRELATLALDRGDVDEARRRFDQLAGGAGGSLYLRTELARALLARGDHERAIAEYERVAGGLRGDARASAPVLIELARAQLGAGRDADAIATLDRAVASAGGASGTRAEADELRLEAYRRADRLDELATSLARRSGPEAAALLGRVHDELGHDGEALDAYRRALRARPRDVDLRLRIVQVLARAGRIDELIEEYRALVRSAPDEPRHVVQLAELLRETGRRDEALATLEAASRRSRDPALHQRLAELYARWGERQRAEAELAALVRLDPSDALHLIALGSQQFDAGDREGAMTTWRRILTLGGDRADAHATLGGILADHDLLSDAIDEHTEAARLAPDRLEIVRGLATTLERAGRDAEALPHWQRVLALAGDDRAARREARERIVGLWVRTRQVDAMAQSLGRAFQGDPPDLEAGRMLAEIHRRRRDLEGSQRVLARLAELEPGDIETLTALERVRSQAGDRAGAIEVLRRLVEIDPRRAATHLSRMAEHALALYRDDDARAYAAEAVELSPEDASAHRRLGDLLRAGQDVDGAIASYRRALERDPRLFDTAFDLAEMHLARGEHEDADRVYRDVLARAPDDDLVARAARASLQIHVGVGTLEALERELLPLALAHPERPIYRRVVVELYDAMTGPLVVRARRSGPEGDEARASLRRWGARAIKPLLEALADADPSQRRIALAILGPLGNPAAAAPLLGVAETAESLDVRVQALLGVAAIPSAALVPRLATLATAEAPAIRAAATLALARTGGRAAIEVLRARLADDDSQVRGWAALGLGATRDVASAPALRRIVEDPRQPRASAALALGWLGDRDAIAPLVALAREAHPGVAPAALAALAAHDTPVARAARVTALFPGDGRVRRAAAASLRTSARAPDALPLPAPGEGPADLALRLARADETLPPPDLDALAPTLVSVLREALSSGPAPRVAATLSVLAAGPAPLGLGELTRDLDTWPEAARASAARSLERLLAQLVPDLSTCARADDASVRAEAARVLAHADDTTAATVLADALDDGAATVRRAALDALAEAELDPTETLRARTASLLASSDDWAMRTRAARALGTLGGDAARAALITALRDDAFAFVREEAALALGRLGGEGADVALSDACARDDEPRVRAGAARAIEALGGSCDPRVR
- a CDS encoding FHA domain-containing protein; this encodes MEHDIGIACGRCDTFNPMGAAFCSSCGNDLSFRASAKAASPAAGVSEDPMEQNRYYVCKECSSPVPPGHKFCGACGATVPDELLDKKVEFFGTMQAPGKARLILIRGTDGADGLSYLLQGTEHVTGRTNAQIPFPNDPFVSDRHANFIYRGDKLVVRDEGSLNGVFVRVRQPVPIAPGDQFLCGEQVFRLDATPKDTSGPDPDQTYFYSSPKRPSPFRIVQVLRGGGDGMVYCARDTSVQIGREDNEMNFPDDIYMSGRHAKVELSPDGTYALHDLGSRNGTYVRMRGERELAHGDYLFLGQQLLRVEQTA
- a CDS encoding serine/threonine-protein kinase, with the translated sequence MSSAPAHEDDAARGASSVSHTGADAKVRSRARRESLRPDPVLGATLAGKYQVLELLGEGAMGRVYRAKQIALDKEIAVKVLHRHLTGTERIEMRFHREARAASRLSHPNSLHIHDFGTTDDGTLYIAMELLDGEDLQTILDHDHPLSPARIAALLVPVLRALEEAHRAGIIHRDLKPENVVVQPDRSGREHVKVCDFGIAKILDQDEGHAITVDGFVCGTPQYMAPEQSRGDVIDHRSDLYAAGVVLYQMICGVVPFAGENALGVLTRHLVEAPIPPSERRHELGVPPALEAICLRALQKDPGDRWQSAADMADAVERAVRELGTDADARLGEGPFRPTAAKPAPKKSEAPPPNEPVATRASALPRTWMMMAPALIAAIALVAVLGSRGSEDAPRAPREAAATPAQVSVAAPPTTAIEAPSIEPARTDDPRLDETTHETPAPVSPPPPRARRERATTSAIVDTGEPAAASVEVAPAEPSRTIAEIAFEEGRRRFLANDVPGAIARFEEAARAAPSDADVQKQLGRVYMRAGDVARSIAAYRRYLELAPDAADRAVVERIIAQQGG
- a CDS encoding FHA domain-containing protein, with translation MIVCPRCGKENQDHYKFCLGCGAELPRDAAHAPKSFTAATPPAGFQGGSGGASGGFGAPQASPAPRPGGFGPPPGGGFGPPPPVASPAPSSGFGAPVGAPPSGGFGPPPAISPAPAPAMAAPPMPAAAPAPAAAADTVTCPKCGSSNNKNFKFCGTCGHPLQGASAAPPPMAAPAAAPAVSSGPKRGSLVLIRPDGSEGDSFPLSDITVVGREAGGLFASDSYLSPRHATFSFGASGLTVRDESSLNGVYIRIAADTPSELRDGAVFRIGQEIIRFERLKASPPQQGVEVMGSPSAGLVGRICLVIGRETTGNCYAIPTSGLHLGRERGDILFPDDGYVSGLHCRLHEEGGRMLITDVGSSNGTFLRITGSAPVPSGSLLLMGQQLFRVEF
- a CDS encoding alpha/beta fold hydrolase codes for the protein MQYDRQAFATAPDGTRLFYGVRGPRPDVLESGAAGPTWILSDGIGCDGFAWRYLQPHLAERHRVVHWHYRAHGRSGLPVDAARIDIPAHARDLLAVMDAAGIESAILAGHSMGTQVSLEAYRLAPDRVRGLALLCGSYGKITTTFHGSDVLKTVLPSIIDVVERNQGLARAVWGRIPPALAFRFAQLAREVDALAIREEDFRFYMEHVASMEPGIFFAMLRLAGEHTAEDVLERIHVPALVVAAERDTFTPNALAQHMADVIPGAEFFLLRGASHAAPVEQPVAVEVRIAKWLADRFAPQASSRREVG
- a CDS encoding TIGR04563 family protein produces the protein MAGTDKRKQSLYFPESMLQDIQHEAARLDRSLSWIVQRCVKIGLPEIRKLPSVNDVDEGEGGEEG